From the genome of Salvelinus sp. IW2-2015 unplaced genomic scaffold, ASM291031v2 Un_scaffold4620, whole genome shotgun sequence, one region includes:
- the misp3 gene encoding uro-adherence factor A produces the protein METMEPVANRQSPAEALDEWASEVWWTEEGEMDPTLAQDTIPPHPLVKQAPRAKSEDLXSESPDAPEPRPQVSPSSENLTDSTNKMAGVVPKMEQEALSGVNQVPSSRIQVGDSELEQDLKMIDDNHCEMEDAVAFRSPLACTDQASPAEGAPETQTYPLEEEEEEEETIDCISDGKVEVISNPVEEEMSSSDSQGSQEWPSRSHLDDVVEEDKEEEDGXKKDKVEEFQSVEMMENGAVRLELNTECSASSELEQGLSETVCATEQLADKQEVSECPISSDREKTMSDNNNHDTMKAAETSTTTHSPLKRESSDDIFSESPENPESAXAGDGEENXSVDSKPLDISSARRQWVRLDSTRSKAPQPDQSNSSRSSSXSHLVDLAQPXGVVTPXKQQGEQLLXNVTAALTHHSNQEVAAQQVFKGATPAPPLATVAKEPANQVKADLLGSGCVVVKEQAGGEREEGKREGDNRQTXGERGHRASGLGAAGEADRKKRVKXSEEKRTNPGLLMSRDSHSKASKMKLGGDLFDDSQSDSGVSADFSPGSTVELQTTTSTLTSPPADETPIEREIRRAVQREQSLRRSRGLHNKPPTQEYVDIPLRKSVLTETLPSKLDKSQGGKDRQFAGKKMQKEISVETQREQVLVQLGKVRGSYDKGTVRQLKERKKLFEAFQEPKETSLMILSQSKAPSWASASDLSTLEIQGNDASSVSFVGGSFGERRRSSLELMSQSPSGTXKGITYTPHGAPVPRGPTLSESTGGQIIILDNHHHLVLPAPAHVHHVSKPLRHSHSTGTLTETQGLTVVDSASIYSSTSALSGEERRVFWRDEDGGRMDQEEEEEEEEVPKENPFFKLRSSSVSQDKVEQDIREAREREKELRRQRSSLYGGGGGGGGGRPASREVQSPTSPPPPPLLLQNGLATPELSVTPIIADTSCNTNNATVSWEAGHVASTQTDGYPDSQSEGLQSPRTPRQKTPLLQRWESGQVMNGHGGEEED, from the exons ATGGAAACAATGGAGCCGGTGGCCAACCGACAGAGCCCAGCCGAAGCATTGGACGAGTGGGCCAGCGAGGTTTGGTGGACGGAGGAGGGCGAAATGGACCCCACTCTGGCCCAGGACACTATCCCTCCTCACCCGTTGGTCAAACAGGCACCCAGGGCAAAGTCAGAAGACCTGGSGTCGGAATCTCCAGATGCTCCAGAGCCTAGACCTCAAGTGTCTCCCTCAAGTGAGAACCTTACAGACTCAACAAACAAAATGGCAGGAGTGGTTCCTAAAATGGAGCAGGAGGCACTTTCTGGGGTAAATCAGGTGCCTAGTAGTAGAATCCAGGTGGGTGATAGTGAATTGGAACAAGACCTTAAAATGATAGATGACAATCACTGTGAGATGGAAGATGCCGTTGCTTTTCGGTCACCTCTTGCCTGCACTGACCAAGCCTCACCTGCAGAGGGCGCTCCAGAGACTCAGACATATCCattggaggaggaagaagaagaagaggagaccaTTGACTGTATCAGTgatggtaaggtggaggtgatctCTAACCCTGTAGAGGAGGAAATGTCGTCATCTGACAGCCAGGGTAGCCAGGAGTGGCCCTCGAGATCTCACCTTGATGACGTTGTGGAGGaagacaaagaagaagaagatggtgRCAAGAAAGACAAAGTAGAGGAGTTTCAGTCTGTTGAGATGATGGAAAATGGCGCTGTGCGGTTGGAGTTGAATACAGAGTGTTCAGCTAGTAGTGAACTTGAGCAGGGGCTGTCAGAGACGGTGTGTGCTACAGAGCAGYTAGCTGACAAGCAAGAGGTTAGTGAGTGCCCAATCAGTAGTGACAGAGAGAAGACAATGTCAGACAATAACAACCATGATACTATGAAGGCTGCTGAAACTAGCACTACCACCCACTCTCCACTAAAAAGAGAGAGTTCCGATGACATATTCTCTGAGTCCCCAGAAAACCCTGAATCAGCTTWTGCCGGTGATGGAGAGGAGAACCWGAGTGTTGACTCCAAGCCTTTAGACATCAGCTCAGCCCGGAGGCAGTGGGTTAGGCTGGACAGTACCAGAAGCAAAGCCCCTCAGCCTGACCAATCCAACTCCTCTAGATCCTCCTCTTSTAGCCACCTAGTAGACCTGGCTCAGCCCCRYGGTGTAGTTACACCASATAAACAGCAGGGGGAGCAGTTGTTACYAAATGTCACTGCTGCCCTGACGCATCATAGTAACCAGGAAGTGGCAGCACAACAGGTGTTCAAGGGAGCAACTCCGGCTCCGCCCCTGGCGACGGTCGCCAAGGAGCCAGCTAATCAGGTCAAGGCAGATCTCCTTGGCTCTGGCTGTGTTGTAGTGAAAGAGCAggcgggtggagagagagaggagggaaagagggagggagacaacaGGCAAACAYGTGGAGAGAGAGGGCATAGAGCGAGTGGACTTGGCGCAGCGGGCGAGGCAGACAGGAAGAAAAGAGTGAAACYGAGCGAAGAAAAGAGGACAAACCCTGGGTTGTTGATGTCGAGAGACAGTCACAGCAAAGCTTCCAAGATGAAGTTGGGAGGGGACTTGTTCGATGACAGCCAGAGTGACAGCGGCGTATCTGCCGACTTCTCCCCTGGTAGTACCGTGGAGCTCCaaaccaccacctccaccctcacctctcctcctgcCGACGAGACCCCCATCGAGAGGGAGATCCGTCGGGCAGTGCAGCGTGAGCAGTCCCTCAGGAGATCCAGGGGCCTCCACAACAAGCCGCCCACCCAGGAATATGTGGACATCCCCCTAAGGAAGTCAGTCTTGACTGAGACCCTGCCTTCCAAATTGGACAAGAGCCAGGGGGGGAAGGACCGTCAGTTTGCGGGGAAGAAGATGCAGAAGGAGATCAGTGTAGAGACCCAGAGGGAACAGGTCCTGGTTCAACTAGGGAAAGTTAGAGGTTCCTATGACAAGGGGACAGTACGCCAGCTCAAGGAAAGGAAGAAGTTATTTGAAGCTTTCCAGGAGCCCAAGGAGACATCCTTGATGATATTGTCCCAGAGCAAGGCACCCTCCTGGGCTTCGGCGAGTGACCTCTCCACCCTGGAGATCCAGGGGAACGACGCTTCATCTGTGTCCTTTGTCGGAGGCTCGTTTGGGGAGAGAAGACGTAGTAGCCTGGAGCTGATGTCCCAGAGCCCCTCTGGAACAKCTAAAGGCATCACCTACACCCCTCATGGGGCCCCTGTCCCCCGGGGCCCCACTCTCTCCGAGAGCACCGGGGGCCAGATCATCATCCTGGATAACCACCACCACCTGGTTCTTCCCGCTCCGGCCCACGTCCACCACGTCTCCAAGCCCCTCAGGCACTCCCACAGTACGGGCACGCTCACCGAGACACAGGGCCTCACCGTGGTCGACTCCGCTTCCATATACTCCTCAACCAGTGCACTCagcggagaagagagaagggtttTTTGGAgggatgaggatggagggaggatggatcaggaggaggaggaggaggaggaggaggttccAAAGGAGAACCCCTTCTTCAAGCTGCGCTCCTCATCGGTGTCTCAGGACAAGGTGGAGCAGGATATCCGggaagccagggagagagagaaggagctgcGGAGGCAGAGGAGCAGTCTGtacgggggaggaggaggaggaggaggggggaggccaGCCAGTAGGGAGGTACAGAGtcccacttctcctcctcctccacctctactTCTACAGAACGGACTGGCGACCCCTGAACTATCTGTCACCCCCATCATCGCGGACACCTCCTGCAACACCAACAA cGCGACAGTCTCTTGGGAAGCTGGGCATGTGGCCTCCACACAGACAGATGGGTATCCAGATAGCCAATCAGAG
- the LOC112077489 gene encoding uncharacterized protein, translating into MFAXCATTLLYFLSFSQSAPAAALTCEDLLKPMDPPRLDQQLLRKWALVAGSLSHPASLENLKTRDGITMEFSPSTPNTTQNSNTTTTVHYTQTNRFGSRCEYRTYNISLINDNSTFQFDVGGRFNLTGVFLETSCPDCLVMKWEVSSRRRESTDLYLLRNVEGGREVEEEEMEEFRKQVECMGLPPPVVMEPGNALCGFHQLIWKK; encoded by the exons ATGTTCGCTCRATGTGCCACGactctcctgtacttcctgtcttTTAGCCAATCAGCTCCTGCTGCAGCTCTAACCTGTGAGGACCTCCTTAAGCCCATGGATCCACCACGACTAGACCAGCAGCTCTTGAGGAAATGGGCCCTCGTCGCAGGCAGCCTGAGCCACCCTGCATCCCTGGAGAATCTCAAG ACCAGAGACGGCATCACCATGGAGTTTTCACCCTCTACCCCCAACACCACCCAGAactccaacaccaccacaacCGTCCACTACACCCAGACTAACCGTTTCGGCAGCCGATGCGAGTATCGAACCTACAATATCTCACTCATCAACGACAACAGCACCTTCCAGTTCGACGTGGGGGGCCGATTCAACCTCACTGGGGTCTTCCTGGAGACCTCCTGCCCAGACTGTCTGGTGATGAA GTGGGAGGTGAGCTCCAGGAGGAGGGAGTCCACGGACCTGTACCTGCTGAGGAAcgtggagggtgggagagaggtggaggaagaggagatggaggagttcAGGAAACAGGTGGAGT gtatgggGCTGCCTCCGCCAGTGGTGATGGAGCCGGGGAATGCCCTCTGTGGTTTCCATCAGCTCATCTGGAAAAagtga